Part of the Brassica oleracea var. oleracea cultivar TO1000 chromosome C8, BOL, whole genome shotgun sequence genome is shown below.
CACCTTGCGGGAGTTTATGAGTTAGAAAACGACTGAGAAAATCTATTTCAGAGGGTTGTTAGCTGGGGAAACTTGAAAAATCTATGCTGGAGTGTGAAGGATTTTGCCATGTGATATAATTTTCGCAGGGTATACTACAATTTATTCATTATTACTGTAAAAAATAAAGAGGCAGTATTATTGCAACAATAGTCCAAATCTGCTACCACAATGGTGTAACCGGTTGAACATATGGCCCCTGTAATCTTTAGATGCATGGCTCGTTACGTTACCCTTACGCCAAAGCCATACGCTTTCTCGCTTCAAGGGCCTAGAGTTCAGACAAGGCACCCAAATGAATATTTATGTCTATTTCACAAGAGACAAGTTATGAAGAAGGGACAATAAGAAACGAAAACGAACCTGGTTTTCCCAGTTTGTGCAGCCAGTGACAAGTGCTAGCAGAAACGTCTGCAGAAGGGAACCAGTTTGTATTCCAACCCAAAGACCAACACCTTTCAGATTAACCCAAAAGGCTAACGTTGCTGCAAAGGGTATCCCCCAGAGATAGAAAGATCCTAAATTGATGTAAGCTCCTATATGTTGCCATCCACATCCCCTTGCAATACCTGCTAACCATTTTAAACAACTGTTAGAAGTGGCAGAGATGAATATAACTTTGAGATGGCTTTAACATGAGTAGACATGAAGACTTGGACCTCTGTTGAGAGATCCATAAGCAAATTATAAGATGAGAAGCACTTGGCAGTTGCACAAATGTTGACAATAAATCTGTATTTGTAGTAAAGAAATAGGACCTGAGAGAACCCCTTGTAAACTGTCTAGTATGATAGTGATAGAGACCAATGGAGCCAACTTTGCAACATAGTCGACGGTTGCCTTGTCACTGCTGAAAACATACCCGAAAACATTCCTTCCAAGTAAGAGACACAAACTCACTACCACTGATTCCATTACTGCAAAGGACGTTGCTGCGTAGACCACAATATGTGCTGCTCTATAGTTTCCAGCACCTAGTTCGTTTGAGATTCTTGTGCTGCACAATAAAACATCCACTTATGAAACATGAAACCATATGACTCAAGTATTGATAATGACTAAAGATCTAACCTTGCTGCAGCAGCGATGGCAAGTGGTATTGAATAGATTGTTGAAATTGTTTGGAGACTGCCCATAGATTGAATTTATATTATATTTTGGCAGATTCAAGACTTTTAACAAGAAAATGAAATGTAGATAGTTACCAGACAGAGAGGACAGAAGTCTCCAGCTCTGGGTTGGGTAAGAGACCAGATAATAATATCATGAGTTCATATGACCACCACTCTAAGCTGCAACCCATTAAAGAGGTTTAAAAAAATGTACAGGCAATAGAGAAGTTGAAAGGCACAAAGAAAGATGCAAGTACCAAACCATAGCAGCAGAAGGAAGAGCATATCTAAAGAACTCTCCAACGCCGTTGAATATCTCCATTGAAAGAGGCGCACGTGTCTCAGAACAGGCAGAGGAGAAGAACATGATAGATCCGAGAAGAATGGCATAGAGCCAGTTCGACAAACCCATAGCCAAGGCTCCTCCAAGAAAGCCAAGCCCTGACTTGTAAACAAGAAGCCAGCATAAAGGAACGTGGAGACAGAACACAAAACTAGAGGTAATGAGGAGAGGTCTGATCATGCTCTGGTTCTGGAAGTAGCGAGTGAGAGGCTGTAGAACGGCGTAGGAGAAGAGTCCAGGGATGAGCCATGCAGCATATCTACCGGCTTCGTGTGCAATGGAGTGGTCTTGACCAAGGAAGACAAGAAGCTTCTCCATGTTGAACCATATGATAGAGAGAGGGAAACAGACTAGTGTAAGACAGAACATAGCTGTGTATGTCTGAAGGCCTAGTTTCCTGTATAGCTTAGCTCCATAAGCTTGACCACTCAGGGTATCTAAGGCAGTTGACAACCCTATCTAGCATCACATACAAAAAAAAAAGAGTAAAGATCAAATGGTGAAGACAGGGCCTGTCCTGAAAATCAAGTGGATTAAAACAGTTATTAAGTATATATTTTTTAATCATTTTGGGATAAATGATATATATATATATTAGTTGATGGCTCGCACCTTGTGCGGACTATATTCCTAACAATTTTTAATCCTAATATTTATTTGTATATAAAAATTTACTTGTATATAAAAATTTATTTAATTAGATACAATTTTAAATTAAATACCATAAATTATAAAAATTCAATATACATATTGGTAATCAAAATATTAAATTATGTTCTTTTCTTTCGTAGTTTTATATATGAAATTTATATTTTGGATCAAAATCTTTTCTATAGTAATAAATAGGAAATTTAGATTTGAAATTAAAAACTTATTGTATTTGTAGACTGAAAAAAAATTCCAATAGCACATAAAGGACTATAAATAATCACAACCCATAAAATATCAATGTTATATATTCTCTATAATCTAGATTTTTAAAACAGTGGGACAAAACACAAAATTATAGATTATAAAACGTTATCTCTCTATTTTCTTATATTATACTTATTTTTTGTTAAATTTTTAGTGTTATTTAATGTTTTAATCTTAGTTTTTATGCATATACAATGTTTATTTAACATAATTATATAATTTATATTTACGACATATTTTCAATGGTGCTTTACATTTAATCTTAACTTTAATATTGTCATAATCTATATTTGTATCAATATTTTCAATAAGAATATTAGTTATTAAAATCATAAATTAATATAATATAAGCATAATTATGAGGAAATGTAAAATACATTTATGCTAACCACTTTTACCCTCACAATATATATAGATTTTTACCCTCACTTTTAATGAAAGGTAAAATACATTTATACATCTAGGGTTAACTAATCTAGACTTAGGGTTTAGAGTCGAGGGGTTTTTAGAATTTGAAATTTAGGATTTTAATAAATATATAAATAAATACTTTAAAAAAATTAAAAAATAGGTTCAAACATAATTCGAAATTTATATTTTTTTATTTTTTTAATTTTTTTCATTTATATAATTATTTATTATATATGTAGAGAACAATAGTATAATAGTCTTTTGCCATTTAATGAAGTAAATATTTTTGAAAATGTGTCTTTTGTGGTGGTAAAGATGAATAATGAAAGTGGTAAACATAAAATTCCTCCATAATTATGATAATATCAGTAGATGTTGTTAATATCATTTGTTAATATATATTTATTAATTAATTGTTTTAAATATCATGATAATTATATATATTAAATATTTTTTTTAAAATAATATTATATGTATATCAGTAGAATAGGTTAATGTTTATTAATAATTATCTTAAATATCATGATAAATATATATATTAAAATAAAATTTAAAAGAATAATATTAATTAAACTAATGATTTATCCTAAAATCATGGAGAAGATGACAACTAAGCAAATTCACTTCTCAATATATATTTTTAAAAATAATATTATATGTATATCAATAGAATAGGTTAATGTTTATTAATTATCTTAAATATATATCATGATAAATATATATATATATTAAAATAAAATTTAAAAGAATAATATTAATTAAACTAATTATTTATCTTAAAATCATAGAGAAGATGACAACTAAGCAAATTCACTTTTCAAATAATAATATAGATATATAAACCAATAATAATATTTTGGCGGCCATAGACTAATGTTTCATTTCGCTATTGCTATGATCAGGACCGCCCTTAGTTGAAGAGTTGCAGTTTCAACTTAAGAGTAAAGGAGAAAACATTACGATGAAGCTGAAGCCAGTAACGTTGCAGAAGGAAGAAGCTAAGGAGGCGCTGGCTAGAGCGAGGTTACCAAGGTGACCAACCATCACCATTGAAATGATCTGTAACGTGAACTGAGCTATGACCACAGCCGCCATAGGAGCGGCGAAGAAGATGATCCGCTTGAGCTCTTCGGTGTATGATCCATCTGGCAGATCTCTCCATATCTCTTTCTCAACTCTGTCAACCGGCAGCAGCAAGCTATCGTTGATGTTGCTCTCCGCATCCGCCATGACGAATGCCAACAAGGAGAGAGAGAGAGAGAGAGAGAGAGAGAGACTGAGAGAGAGAGATTTGTGTTAGAATGTTATAAAGACTTGGCTGCATGTCTCGGCTCAGCTAATGTTTTGCGAGTCCAATAAATAAGCAATTTAAGTTGCGACTAGATCCCAACGACTTTTCCTTGTTCGATCGTTTTCCTCAACTACAATTAATTATGTATTGTCATCGTCGTATGCAATGTATTGAATTTAATTTAATTGTCAGATGTGTCGTTTTGCGGGGATTCAGAATTTATTTTTTCATTCTATGTTGAAATGAATGTCACATTTCTATAGTTAATGATCATCAAATCATTCATTCATACATGTTTTTGCGTTTATTTGTAATGTTTTGTTGCGACTTCAAACTGGTGTTTCTCCTAGTCAGAAACGCTGTTTTGACCTTTCCCATTACTTTTCAGTTTTCACACTCTTTTTCCGTACTAATTTCTTCTTTTTCCAATCACTGTAGTGTTATTATGAAGCTGGTAAATTTTTATTGGAATCTTTTTCCACTGCCGGCTAAAAAAAGTTGCTACTATTCAAAGTTGTTGATTATATCGTCACTTCGCTTTATGGTAGTAAACCTTTTTAGTATTATCAACACAAGTAGCTGGGTAAGAAGATACTAGTATCATAGTAAACGACATCTTGGTCGTCTACGTGGCCGGGTAAAAAGATAGTAAACGACATCTTGAGCGTCCACGTACAAAACAGAGGACTAAAACATATCGATCACTTCTTTCACCCATGCGCAGATTTAAAACACGTCGATTCATTATTCCGCCCATGCGCAATTTAGCCACCGCCTCTCTCCCATGTTTATCCTGCGCCGTCCCCAACTTACGCGCCATCTCCGCAATAACCGCTTCGCCTCCGTCGAATCCACCGCAGCAGTTCGCCAGGACGCCACCCTCTGGACACCAGCGCCTCTCTCTCTTATAGAATCTGCGGCAGAATCGCTTTTCCACATCTCAGGTCTGGGCTTTTTACACACACTCTCCTACTACAGCTAAAGCAGAGTCTTTTACTTCAAGTTTGATCGCTCCTCTTCTTAGCTGATATTCAATGATCCAAGTATGGTCTAGAAGGTTTCAGTGCAGATTACAATCCATATCCAACGCTTTCAAAGTTAGTGTCTTTCTTGTATTTGGTTTAGACGTTTGGTTACTGCTTTTGCAAGGTCTAAACTAGTTTCAGATCCTGCTGCCACGGGAGTGGTTCTGTGCGGACAAAGACAAATGGCCGAGGTATGCACTGGGAGCATATATGTTTACCTGAAAAGATGATATGTAACTTTATCGTTTGTTTGATATGGTGTTGAAGGAGGTAACATCAACGCTTGTAGCGGATGGAGTCTCAAGTGACAAGATGCTCAAAAAATTTTGACCATCATAGTTCATAACGTTAGTGGTTCCTTATCAGTATTCTTTGGTACCAAAGTCATTTGAGTCCACTCTAATTCATTAAACACATAGGTTTTTTTGTAGTCCCCTTAAAGATTAACAATAATGTGTTGTTTGTTTGTCATCACTACATTCTTGATGATTGACCCTGCTTAATGACTCCAAATTTCTACAGAAAGTTACCGGACCTAGTTCCTACATGTACCAACAACAAAATCGTATATGCGAAAAATTATAGAGAAGTTTATAAATATTTTAGA
Proteins encoded:
- the LOC106312218 gene encoding MATE efflux family protein 7-like, whose product is MADAESNINDSLLLPVDRVEKEIWRDLPDGSYTEELKRIIFFAAPMAAVVIAQFTLQIISMVMVGHLGNLALASASLASSFCNVTGFSFIIGLSTALDTLSGQAYGAKLYRKLGLQTYTAMFCLTLVCFPLSIIWFNMEKLLVFLGQDHSIAHEAGRYAAWLIPGLFSYAVLQPLTRYFQNQSMIRPLLITSSFVFCLHVPLCWLLVYKSGLGFLGGALAMGLSNWLYAILLGSIMFFSSACSETRAPLSMEIFNGVGEFFRYALPSAAMVCLEWWSYELMILLSGLLPNPELETSVLSVCLQTISTIYSIPLAIAAAASTRISNELGAGNYRAAHIVVYAATSFAVMESVVVSLCLLLGRNVFGYVFSSDKATVDYVAKLAPLVSITIILDSLQGVLSGIARGCGWQHIGAYINLGSFYLWGIPFAATLAFWVNLKGVGLWVGIQTGSLLQTFLLALVTGCTNWENQALEARKRMALA